ATTGAACCGCTTCCTTTATTTACATTATCTATTACACCCTGACTTGCTTCTGACATTTCTTTAACCCTTTTACTAACAAGCTCTATTTTTTGTGTTAGATTCTCCATATTTTCAGCTGCTTCACCTAGTTCTGTAGCCTGGTTCTCAGCCCCTTCAGTCACCTGCTGCATTGCACTTTCCACCTGACCCGAGCTATCTTCAAGTTTACTTGTCGACTCAGACATTTCACTACTATAAGATTCAACTTCGCTAGCATTTTCCTGGTTAGTTTTTATAATACCCGATAAGTTATGTTTCATATCATTGAATGATTTAGCAAGCATTCCAATTTCATCACTTCTATTATCAGGCAGGTCTTCGCCTGTGAGATCTTTATTAGCTATCTTTTCAGAAGCTTTACTTATTTCTTCTACGGGCTTTATTACAATTCTATTAGATACATATATGACAACCACTATAATTACAAGGCCTAATAACGCCATTATTCCTAATGTTCTAGTAGTTGAACTCATAACCATAGAATTCATTTCTGAAATATCTTCAAAAACACCCATCACTGCAATAATATTTCCTTCTGGATCTTCAAGAGGAAATAAAGAATATGCAGTGTTATCATCTAGATAGTTTATACTACTAGCTTCACCTGTTTCTGCTTCCTCAAAGCTCTCAGGATTTATCAAATCTACTAACTCATCATTCGCGTGTTCACCAGTAAAAACAGTTGCTTCATACTCATCATCTTCAACCATAAACATCCCAAGATCACTATGTAAAACTTCTGCTAATTCTCCCATCATTTCTTCAGTGAAATCGAGATTTGTTTCTAAAGTTCCAACGACTTCACCCTCATAAAATACAGGGGCCCAACCCCTCATGCCCACACTATACGCTCCCTCAATAAAGCCAGTAAAATACTCACCTTCCTCAGCGGTACGTAAAATTATCTCCCGATCTGTTGTATCTCCGTAATTTTCAATTGCATGAGCTCTTAATAGGGAGGTGTTATATGGAGCTCTAAGATGCATAACTCCAAGGCCTATTTCTTCTTCTAGGCTCTCAAAGACAGGAACAAGTTCTTCTAAAGCTCTATCTCTGTCTTCTTCTGCAGCTAATTCCATAGTTGAAGGATGGGTTGAAAGAGACACTGCTATGGCTAAAGCTTTCTCTGTCTGCTGATCCAAAATTTCTTGTGCAACATGTCTAGTTGAGTTAATCTCATCTTCCACCATATACTCTAATAACTGATTTTGACCTTGCCATACGACAAAACTTACAATACCTATCAATGCTACTATTATGACTGCAATGCCTATTGTTACACTCTTCTTCAGACTCATAAAAACTCTCCCTTCAAACCCCTATATAACCCGAGGGCATTCAATGTTTTTACTGTTATTATTTATTTTCTACGTAGTTTATCGTTACTCCTTCATTAATTACTTAAAATAAGTAATTAATACTAATAAAATTTATTCTAACCTTTATTAATAAAATCTTTTGCTTTTTTCACATAGCTTCTTATACTTTTTCGCTGGAGAGTATTATGAAAACTCTTCACTGCTAGCACCGAACAGTCGGCATTCTCTACCATTTCGTCCGAACGAATCCCTGTTATATAATCTTTTAGACCCCAGTCAAGAGAAGCACCAAGAATCATCAAGTCATACTTTCCAGTAAGAGCGACTACTTCTTGGACCAAATCCCCAACACGAACTTCCACTTCAAATTCGCTGGTTAAGTTCTCCATAGCCGATTGTATTTGTTCTTTATATTCCATCTCTTCTGAGATACTTTCGATATGGTCTACGACTTTTACAACCGTAACCTTGGCATCTAATGCATCGGCTATTCTTTTAACAACCGCAGCTGTTGTCTGTGAGTACCTCCCCCCTCCGTAAGGGAACAAAATATTTTTTACTTCTTTCAAACCATTATCTTTAAAAACACATACATCAGTAGGTGCTTCTTCAAACATCCTAGTTACTATCCCACCAGTAATATCATACTTAAAGTCATGGGCATGCCAACCTATTAATAACATAGATGACTCGTGTTTTTCTATTGACGAGGTAATTCCATGAGTGATATCCCTAGAGAAGACAACTACTGGCTTTATATAAGAGCCAAACTTTTCTTCATAGTCCTGAAGCCTACCCAGTATATCTTTCCACTCAGTGATAGTTTCTTTCAAATCACCATAATAGCCCGAATCAAGGGGGATCGATTCTGGCACATTAGCCACATGCAGAGGGATTAAATTTGTATTATCCTCAGCTTTTGCAATACTATTTGCAAAATTTATAAGACTATCCAAAGTATTAGGGTTAGCAACTGGTACATAGATTTTACTTTTTGTTCCATTGTTGTTTGCATTAACTGCATTTATTTTATTTTGGATAGGCACAATGGGTATTTCTAAAGGAGATATCCCTTTAGGAGCACTTTTTAACCTTGGAATGCCAAAATAGTAATACAGCAGACCAAGGGCTATTACACCTATAGAAACAAGCAAGGCAAAAGTATCAGTTATCCCCAATTGAACCACCAAAAATATATTCAAACCAATTCCTAATACGGGCGAAAGTGGATATAAAGGAGCCTTAAAACTTCTTTTCAAGTCTGGTTCTTTCTTTCGAAATATTATTAAAGCAACATTAACCAAGCTATATCCTGTTAGAGAAAAAATACTTGTTATAGCTGAAATATGTTCTAAATCCCTTATAGACACAGAAATAATTACAATTATACCTGCTGTTATGATTGAAAAAATCGGTGTCTTTGTCTTATTATTGATAACCTTAAAAATAGAAGGAAAACGCTGATCTCTAGCAAGGGCAAAAGATGTCCTAGAAGATGCAATTATTGCTGTGTTTATCGAGGACACCGTTGCGAAAATGCCCGCAAGTGCAAACAAATACCCTCCGATTACTCCCCCCATCACGACTGCAGTATCTGTCAATGGGGTTCCAGTAACTGCAGGTATCAACTGCTGCCAGTGTATCAAGCCACTTCCGATAAAAAAAGCTGCTGTTTTTAGAAAAATGACAAATACAAGAGAGATAATTATCGCTCTTGGAATAGTTTTTTGCGGGTTAATAACCTCTTCGCTAGCTGTAGTAACAAGCCCATACCCTATATAGGTCATATACAGAAAACCCATTGCGTGAAACATCCCGCCAAGCCCTTCGGTAAAAAAAGGGGTCTGTTTGGTTAAATCTATGTGAAAAAAACCATAAATAATATACCCCATTAATAGCACTATAAGTCCAACAGTAATTATATTTTGCAAACCACCGGAATTTTTCATCCCTTTAATATTTATTCCAATAACATAAACTATCAATATATAAGTCCCTATCATCTCAGGTATAAAGGGGAAAAAATAATTTAAAAAATTCCCAAACCCAATGGCAAAAAGGCCACAGGACATAGCATAGCCAAGCCAAAAACCCCAGCCGCAGATAAAACCAATAACATTGTTATTGGTCGCTTCACGAACATAAGCATAACCTCCGCCGGCTTTTGGGATGATTGTCACAAGCTCAGCAAAGGAAAAAGCCGTAAAAATCGCTGCAATACCTGCCAAAAAAATAGACAGGCTGGCAGATGGACCCGCAGCTTCATAACTGGTACCAGCAAGGACAAAAATTGCCGAACCTACCATTGTACCCACACTTATAGTAATAGCAGAAAACATCCCTAGTGAACGGTCTAACTTTTGTCTCAATACCGTCACCTCCTTTTAGGTACTACGTTAGCTTTATTTTTCAGCATTAGCAAAAAGAGGATAACACATTATTTCTAACCTGACAATATAGTTTTATGACGATATTAAAATGCATAAATTAAAACTCCCCGCAAAACGGGGAGTTTTTACATAAATTTTTAAACTTGCTATTTTGTAAATTATGAGTAAATTTTCAATACTTTTGAATTCTATTTATTTGACTGAGATTTCAAAATTAAGTCTAGATGTTTTTAAATTTTGCCAGGTAAAATTATTTGTACTTACTTCCATCCACCAAGCAACAAAAAAGCCCAAAAAGAAGAAAACTTTTTTGCTAAAAGGCATAAGCTCCATAAAATTGTTATAACTTCTGTAAGTCACATCCCACTGAAAGTCTGGAATTTGAAAACCCTCTTCCTCTGAAAACAAAAACACATCGTCTCTCTCTATATAACCCTCATCCTTACCATCATAATGAACCCAAAAATGATTAATGGAATATCTAAGTTCATAGTCCCTTCCAAGAGCTTCAAAAATTGATGCAAGAAGAATCATTCTAGATTTACAATCGCCTGTCCTATTTGCCAAAACCTCTTCAACCCTTGGATAATACCAGGGAAGATTAAAGGTCTGCCAATCATATTGATACGGGATATAATCAAGCACAAACCTTTCTATTTCACCGTTATCTAAATCACGCATCTCTTCTAAAACATGATCTGATATTACCTCAGGGGCTACTGGTGGATTAAAGACCCTAAAAAATGTCTCTCCAACCCTCATTGGGTTCGGGTAAAAAACTAACAACACCCAAACAAATATAAAAAACAGCTTCCACCTTAATGTAGAATACATGTTGTTTTTAATCAAATTTTTCCTCTCCCAAAAAAATTAATACTATAATTTATAACTATATTGGATAAGTTTAGTTATTCTAGCAAAACATCCTTTAATACACTTACTTGATCAGTGATATATTCTGGACCAACTGCCTCTAATTCATCTTTAGAGCCGTATCCATACAAAACCCCTACACTGTCAATTCCATTCTCCTTAGCTCCTATTATATCGTATTCTCTGTCCCCAATCATTATTTTTTTAGGGTCTATATTTTTACCAGCATTAGCACTACTAGTATTATATTCAATTGAACTCAAAGCTGCATTTATAACTTCTGATTTTGCTATCCTTGTTCCATCTAAGTTGCTGCCAAATACACCTACAAAATACTCATCAATCCCAAAAAATTTAATAATCTCTTTAGCAAAAACAGTCGGCTTTGAAGTTGCCACTATAAGTGTTTTATCTTTTTCTTTCAGAGAATTTAGTAATTCTTTTATACCTGGATAAAGCTTGTTTTCATACATTCCACGCTCAGAAAAATACTCCCTGTAATAATTCACAACATTGTATACTTCTTTTTCATCAAAAGAATAATAAACTTCAAAAGACTCATATAACGAAGGGCCAATAAACTTTTCCAAATACTTATCATCATTTTCTTCTATGCCGTATTTTGACAGCGCATATTTTATCGAATTTATTATCCCTTCTTTGGGATCTGTCAGGGTACCATCTAAATCAAATAATATTATATCGTAGGTTTTATCCTCTTCTTTCATTATGTCGCTCACCTCTTTCATATCGCTCACCTCTGTTCACTCACTTCTAATTCCAAAGATTTTACTTATAATTAGGCCGCTAATAACACCAAAAAAAACTCCTAAGCTGTTAAGCATAACATCATCAATATTGGTTTGTCTCAAAGGGTGAAAAAGCTGTATTAATTCAATAGTTGTAGAAAGCCCGATCCCTATAAATACTACCCAGATAACAGATAACTTCCCTAGAAAGCGCAAAGTCATAAAAAAGGTAAGAGGCATAAACAAAACAATATTACCCCCTACCATCCTCAATATAGTTTCTCTTGTTGAGAATCGAAACATCTCTAAAATATTTTCAAAAGGAACCAAGTTAACCGACATATATACGGGCTCTAACATCAAACCTCGTATTGGAGATAGTGTTAGTAAAATCACTGCTATTAAAGATGTGATAATCAATATCTCTAAAATAAAATTTGTCAGGCTAAATGAAAACCGCCCTCTAATAAAATATTTTAAAGCCAAAATTCCACTGTATATTAAAGCAGCCGCGCAGGCTATTACAAGGAAACTTACAGCATCTATGCCAAATCCAATATACATTTTTAAAATAAGCTCCTTCCTAAACTTTTCTTAGGCCAATCCTTCCTCGTTCTTTGTCTATATCAATGATTTCAACTCGCACAATATTACCCACGGACACCACTTCAAATGGATGTGCTATATATTTATCGCTCAAGTTGGAAATGTGAATTAAGCCATCTTCCTTTATACCAAGATCCACAAAAGCACCAAAATCTACAACGTTCTTTATCTCACCTTCTAGCACCATACCTTCTTTTAGATCTTCAATCTTTAGAATATCTTTTTTTAATCTGGGCTTATCAAATTTATCCCTCGGATCAAAGTGCGGCTTTTTAAACGCACTTAATATATCTTTTAGCGTAAAATAATCTGTTTCTAGTTTATCTGCTAATTCTTCAATCTTTGCCTGGTCATTTTCCAGGGTAGTGATTTTTTCTATAAGCTCACTAGAACCTATATTTTCTGCTTTTTCTTGCATGATATCTAACAGTTCAGTCGCTAGATGATAAGACTCCGGATGAATCGCTGTTTTATCCAACGAGTTTTCACCATTTAATATTCTTAAAAAACCTGCACACTGCTCAAATGTTTTGTCACCTAGCCCTTTTACTTGTTTTAATACTTTTCTAGAGTCAAACCCCTGTAATTCAGTTCTTTTTTCAACTATATTTTCTGCACTTTTTTTATTTAGACCAGAAATATTTTTTAGCAGGTGAACCGAAGCTGTATTAACATCTACACCTACCTGGTTAACTACTTTTTCTACTACAAAAGAAAGGGTCTCTTCTAACTTTTTCTTTGAGACATCATGCTGATACTGTCCCACTCCAATAGAGCCTGGATCTATTTTTACTAATTCTGCTAGAGGGTCCAAAACCCTTCTTGCAATAGAGATAGCACTTCTTTCCTGAACATCTAATTCCGGGAACTCTTCACTGGCAAGTTTTGAGGCAGAATATACACTTGCACCGTCTTCACTTACAATTGCATACTGAACATCCTCGTCCCCGGTTTCTTTTGTATATGAAGATATTGCCCCTACTACAAACTCTTCTGTTTCCCTAGAAGCAGTACCATTACCTATCGCTATAATCTTGACATTATAATTTTTAATTAAATCTAATACTTTCTTTTCTGCTTCTTTGACTTTGCTGTGAGGTTTAGTTGGGTAGATAACATCAACTTCTTTAACATCCCCGGTACTATCTATAACAGCCAACTTACACCCGGTTTTGTATGCAGGGTCTACCCCCATAATAACCTTACCCTTGATAGGAGGTTTCATTAAGAGATTTTCAAGATTTTTGGAAAATATATTTATCGCCCGTCCTTCTGCTTCTTCAAGCTTGTATGTTTTTAATTCTCGCTCAATCGAAGGTACAATTAATCTTTTGACACTGTCAGCCACGGCCTCTTCTATAACTTGTCTTGAGTACCCTTCAATACCTTTTGTTTCTCTTGTTGACAATCTGTCAATAACTTTTTGTTCGGGCGAAGAGTATTTGACTTTTAGAACCCCTTCTTTTTCACCCCTATTAATCGCCATAATTCTATGGGAAGGAAGTTTTATTAGCTTATCACCAAATTCATAATAATCCTTATAAACACCTTTTTTGTCTTTTTCTTTGTCTTTTAACTCTACATTAATTTTGGTTAGATTCTCACAAATATCTTTTGTTTCTTTTCTGTTTTCACTTTTTTGGGCTATTTTTTCTGCAATAATATCATTTGCCCCTTGGAGGGCTTCTTCGTAGGATGTTACACCTTTTTCTTCCTCCAAAAATCTTTCGCTCTCTTTTTGTGCTTCATTTTCAGTAGTTATTTCACCTTTTAAGAAAATATCTGCCAGAGGGCTAAGGCCTTTTTCCTCTGCTTTCATTCCCCGGGTCTTTTTCTTTTGTTTGTATGGCTTGTATAACTCTTCTAGCTCGTGCTGGGTGTTTGACAGATTGACAGCTCTCTCAAGTTCAGGAGTTAGCTTTTCTCTATTTTTCAGGGTTTCGATTATTTCTTTTTTCCTTGTCTCAAGATTATTAATGTATTCCCATCTTTCTATTATATTTCTAATATCATCTTCTGACATATTTCCTGTTTCATTTTTTCTATACCTTGCCACAAATGGTATCGTATTGCCGTCTTCTTTTATTAGTTTAACTACTTTATTTACTTTATCTTTTTTTAGGTCCTGTTCTTTTGAGACCTGTTCTACTATATCTACCACAATATATCCACCTTTCTTAATTTTCAGCTCTGTATACATATCCTTTATATTTGTCAGAGTAGCCAAACTCACCTTCATCAATATTTTGCAAAGCATCAACCACTTTATAACACTCAGCATCCATTAGGTCAGCATGATGCACAAGAACAGCTTCAGGTATCTTTGGCTGAGTAATTGCACCGTACTCAATTTTACCATGATGACTTGCTATAATATGAAGAAGCAAATCCTTTTCTTCGTCGGATATTGAGGTGTTTTCACAAAGTTCTCTCACAATCTCCATTCCTAGTACTTTATGCCCAAACAACATACCTTTTTTTGTAAGCTTTATCGCCCCAGTTTCAAAGGAGTACTCTTCAATCTTTCCTATATCGTGAAATATTGCCCCCAAAATTGCAAGCCCCTGGTTAACACCTGGCTCTTTTTTCGAATAAAAATAAACATGCCTTGCTACATTTAAGGTGTGCATTAATAGTCCACCAAGCTTTTCATGATGAAATTTTATTGCAGCAGGCCAAATTTTAAAGTCCTCATAGTAGCTGCTGCCTAGAAAGTTATCAATTATTTCTAAATAAGCACTTTTGCTTTCATCTAATTCTTTTCTCAAAATATCTATTAAACTATCAAAAGCTTCTAATAATTCATTAATATTTTGTACCTTAGGCATAAATTCCTCTTTATTATAATTACCTTTTTCTGCTTCAATTTGATCAACTATTATCTGTTTTTCTCCATTATATTCACTTGTTTTTCCTTTAACCCTTACTATATCTCCGACCTCTACCAAATCAAATACTTCTTCGGCACCATCCCATTTAATGGCTTTAATCCTGCCGCTATCATCAGATAATTCCATAGTCATAAAATCACCTGGTTTGTTATTGAAAGGCTTTTTATCTTTTCTGGTTAATAAAAAAACATTATCACTTATTAGTTCGTTAGAATCCTGATCCATAATCTGCTTTACCTTCATAAGTCTTTGTCCTCCTGATAAAAAATAATTTCTCCTGGTTCACCAGGAGCTTCTTTATATAATCATACACTTTCTTTTATTTTATCATTTTTGCTAGTTTTTGTTCTAGCATAATAATACTTAAAACATCCAAAAAAATGAAATCTTAAAGCAAAAAAGGCAAGGCTATTCCTATTTTACTAAGGATAACCTTGCCTTTTTATAATTTTTATCAAAATGCCAATACTTCAGATATTTTCAGAGAAGTTTCCTTACTTAAATCAATGAATTCATCGCCAACTTTAACTAGTGAATAAGTTGGTTTTTCTCTATTAACCATTACTACCTCCCCTACTTTCTCATCATTTAAAACTACCTTTGCTCCCACTAACAGGTCTAACATTCTATCTCCAAAAGTAAAAGCCGAAAGTGGGTCCAATTTGTCAAAAGCACTTTCTTTAATTATCTCAATAGCTTTAAAAGCACATTTTTTCTCCATATTTGCTGCTAGGATGTATTCATCAAAAGTATCTACAACTGCAATAATTTTTGCATAACTACATATTGCTTTGCTTTTTAGACTTCTTGGATACCCGCTCCCATCAGCCCTTTCATGGTGCTGATACACACCTTTAGCAATATTATCACCATAACTTGTTTTCTTTGTTATAATATCATAACCATAATAAGGATGTTCCATAAATTCTTTTAATTCTTTTCGCCTAATGTAGATTCTACCTATATCATGCAAAAGACCTGTAAGACCAACTTCTTTAATTTGTGCTTCATCCATCCTAAGCCACCTTGCCAAGAGTGAAGAAAAAAGACCAACATTAACACTGTGCTGAAGAAGATAACTGTTTTTACCCTGCAGTTGGTCCATTAATTTGATAAACAGATAGTGATCAGTAGAAAATTTATATAAATCTTCTGCAAGTTCATTAACCTCTTTAATGTCTAGTCTACCTTTCTGCTTTAACCCTTCCATGAATTTAGTAGTTCTTTCAACAGCTTTTTGATATCTGTGTTTTACTTTTAGCTCTTTTCTCTCCCTATTCTGGATAACATTTTCATCTTCTCTTTGAACATAAACTTCTTCAATACCCCAATTCTTTATAAAATTAATTACTTTTTCTGTAATTACATTGTCCTTAGGATAAAGGACGATTTCATTTTTTACTATATCTTTACCAAGTTTCATACCTGGTTTAATTTCGGATACATGATACTTCTCTATCTTTTTCAAGATTGAACCCCCCTCCCTTTAGGTTCATACATTTCCTTAACTATATTTTACAATAAATAGTTTGATTTAAAATTACTTTTAAGGAAATCACATCTATTTGCTTATTAATTTAGTACTTTTGGGAGGGTCAATCTATAACTACAGTCACGATTTAATTAGTTATTTCAACCCTTCTACAAAGGTCTTGGTATTATGCTTCATTTTATCAATATATGAATCTGCTCCATTGCCTTCCACACCTATAGCATCAGAATATACCTCCCCTGCAATAGCTACCCCGGTCTCATCTTCGACCATCTCCATATACTGTGGGTTAACCGTAGTTTCTACGAATACTGCAGGGACTTCATTATCTTTTACTATATCTACTATTCTTGATATTTGCTGTGGGGTCCCTTCTTCATGAGAGTTTAGTTCCCAGATTCCATCAGTTTCAAAACCGTAAGCATCACCATAATATTTGAAGCAATTTTCGCTGGTAATAATGAACCTATTTTCTTCGTCAACTTCTTCTACTTTCTCTTTAATCCATTCATCTAGTTCTTCTAACTCTGCTAAGTATTTTTCTGCATTTTCAAAATAATAGTCTTTTCCATCAAGATCCAAATTTTTTACCTTATCAAGTATATTCTCAACGTAGTAATCTTGCACAAGCTCTACATCCATCCATAGATGCGGATCTGGAATATTGTCTCCTTCAGCTAAAGGAATTGTAGGACCATCTTCTGCTACGTGTACTATAGGGACATCTGAAATATTTTCAACCATATCTTCCAGCCATGTTTCTATATTATATCCATTTACAAAAAATACGTCAGCATCACTTACTTTTTGAAAATCACTTGGAACCGGCTCATATTCCTCAGGCTCTTCTCCAATTGGCACAATATATTCTACCTCTGCCCTATCCCCTACTATATTCTCTGTCATGTCTGCAATTATTGAGATACTAGTTACAATTTGTAACTCACCTTCTGCCTCTTCTTTTTCTGTTTTATCTGCTTTATCATCACTAGGCTCAGCCTCGCTACCGCAGCCATAGACAAAGATACTTAGACTAATCACAATTAAAAAAATCATAATACTTCTCGCTTTCATAAATACATACCCCTTTCATTAGAAAAAATGTAAAGTTAATCAGGCAGTTCTTTTAATACTTCTAATAAGCACTCCATGTTTAGGAGCCACTAGCAAGGTGATAAAAAATATCACTGAAGCAACAACAACTATCGCTCCACCTGTAGCCACATCATAAATAAAGGAAAAATAAACACCTATAAGAGACGATATAACCCCAAACACTGACGAAAGAACAAGCATATTAAACAGTCTATCCGTTAGAAGATAAGCTGTTGAAGCAGGTGTTATGAGCATTGCAACCACAAGAACTATACCTACTGTCTGAAGGGATGCTACAATTACAAATGAAAGTAATAACATAAAAAGATAGTGTAATAGATTAGTTGGTATACCTATTGCTTTAGCCATAACTGGGTCAAAGGTACTTATTACAAATTCCCTATAAAGGATAAATATACTTGCAAGAACAAAAATACCAACCCCTACAATAAGCCATAGCTCACCTGTAGAAACTGCAAGAACATTGCCAAATAATATATGCCATAGATCAACCTCACTTCCATCCAGCGCTGTAATCATCACTATCCCAACTGCAAAAGCTGCTGTAAACATTATCCCCATCGCTGAATCATCTTTTATCCTACTACCCTGGCCTATATAACCTATACCCAGAGAAGTTATTACTCCTGTGATGACCGCTCCAATAAAGAAACTAAAACCGTAAATATAGGCTATAACCACCCCGGGTAGTACTGCATGCGATATAGCATCCCCCATAAGAGCCATCCTCTTTAGGATGATAAAGCACCCAATCACCCCGCAAATTGTACCTACTAAGACTCCTGCAATCATAGCATTTTGCAAATACCCGTAAGACTGTAGAGCATCTAAGAAAAAGCTTAAGTTATCCATTTTAGATCACTTCCAAAGACATTCATGCAACTACCTCCTTTGTTTTTTTGAATTATCACCTCTTGAACAAATTAGAGGCAAGAAAAAAAGTTGCTTGCGGTTAAAATTAAGCTCAGTATATTCTATCTAAAACAAAAAGATTGGTGCTTGTCACAGCACCAATCTTTGGCCTTTTTGTGAGAGATCTAAATTAACGTATCCTATAAACACCGTTGTATTGTTTTTCTTTAAATATCTAAATCCATTTTTTGTTGTTTCAGCTTGTGTTGCTTATTTGTAATTTCAGTTTTGCCGTTTTGAATAACACGATTAGATGGTTATACATAACACAGGAGATAAATTATGAATATCTTACAAGCAAATTTAAGTAAAGGAGCGAAAGAAAATTGCCCCTTTCAAACAAAAATTATTTAATCAGGACTGTTTAAATAAAGAGAAAGAACCCTTGCATAATGTACTAAAAGGTTTTCTTCTGACTATTCAATCAAAAGATAACTATACTGCAGCCCACAGTTACCGTGTGGCCCATTTTTCTATTGAACTAGCAAATTTATTTGGATTAAAACCTTTAAAACTAAAAGCTTTAAAAACAAGTGCTTTATTACATGACCTTGGGAAACTAGCTGTACCGGATTCGGTTTTAAACAAAAAAAGCTCTCTTACTGACTCTGAGTTCGATTTAATAAAAAAACACCCCAGGATTGGGGTAAGGGGTTCGATTTTAAAGTTGAAATTTGAAAATCACAAGCTAAATCACAAAAAATTCACATGGTGAATAACAAATTTTTCACATTAAAAAAATTGCAGTTCTCTCTAGTAAAAATGAGAGAACTGCAATTATCTTTAAGGCACATAAATCGGATAATGTGTATCAACCTTGTTTAAAACTCCATTTACTTAATAGCTTTTGGGGATATCATTAGTCCCTCTTTTTTCTATTACAAAATCAGAAATTACTGGGTATTCTTCTGCTAAACTATTCTTTTTATCTTCTGCTTTTTCT
The Natranaerofaba carboxydovora genome window above contains:
- a CDS encoding methyl-accepting chemotaxis protein, whose amino-acid sequence is MSLKKSVTIGIAVIIVALIGIVSFVVWQGQNQLLEYMVEDEINSTRHVAQEILDQQTEKALAIAVSLSTHPSTMELAAEEDRDRALEELVPVFESLEEEIGLGVMHLRAPYNTSLLRAHAIENYGDTTDREIILRTAEEGEYFTGFIEGAYSVGMRGWAPVFYEGEVVGTLETNLDFTEEMMGELAEVLHSDLGMFMVEDDEYEATVFTGEHANDELVDLINPESFEEAETGEASSINYLDDNTAYSLFPLEDPEGNIIAVMGVFEDISEMNSMVMSSTTRTLGIMALLGLVIIVVVIYVSNRIVIKPVEEISKASEKIANKDLTGEDLPDNRSDEIGMLAKSFNDMKHNLSGIIKTNQENASEVESYSSEMSESTSKLEDSSGQVESAMQQVTEGAENQATELGEAAENMENLTQKIELVSKRVKEMSEASQGVIDNVNKGSGSIQSSVDSIQSIKEKVIKSSETVGSLGDKSRQINEIVDMIRNISEQTHLLSLNAAIEAARSGEEGKGFSVVAEEVRKLAEESSNATERIAGLISDVQGQINEAITSINESTEEAEKGTNTIEESGKNFEEIKNEIDSLLEYIQEVSSNAEDMAVSGREVERVIQDVSAAGEEFTSSAEEVSASVEEQNRAIKNIAESAVKLKELSNKLNAYAREFRIK
- a CDS encoding amino acid permease → MRQKLDRSLGMFSAITISVGTMVGSAIFVLAGTSYEAAGPSASLSIFLAGIAAIFTAFSFAELVTIIPKAGGGYAYVREATNNNVIGFICGWGFWLGYAMSCGLFAIGFGNFLNYFFPFIPEMIGTYILIVYVIGINIKGMKNSGGLQNIITVGLIVLLMGYIIYGFFHIDLTKQTPFFTEGLGGMFHAMGFLYMTYIGYGLVTTASEEVINPQKTIPRAIIISLVFVIFLKTAAFFIGSGLIHWQQLIPAVTGTPLTDTAVVMGGVIGGYLFALAGIFATVSSINTAIIASSRTSFALARDQRFPSIFKVINNKTKTPIFSIITAGIIVIISVSIRDLEHISAITSIFSLTGYSLVNVALIIFRKKEPDLKRSFKAPLYPLSPVLGIGLNIFLVVQLGITDTFALLVSIGVIALGLLYYYFGIPRLKSAPKGISPLEIPIVPIQNKINAVNANNNGTKSKIYVPVANPNTLDSLINFANSIAKAEDNTNLIPLHVANVPESIPLDSGYYGDLKETITEWKDILGRLQDYEEKFGSYIKPVVVFSRDITHGITSSIEKHESSMLLIGWHAHDFKYDITGGIVTRMFEEAPTDVCVFKDNGLKEVKNILFPYGGGRYSQTTAAVVKRIADALDAKVTVVKVVDHIESISEEMEYKEQIQSAMENLTSEFEVEVRVGDLVQEVVALTGKYDLMILGASLDWGLKDYITGIRSDEMVENADCSVLAVKSFHNTLQRKSIRSYVKKAKDFINKG
- a CDS encoding transglutaminase-like domain-containing protein, with the protein product MIKNNMYSTLRWKLFFIFVWVLLVFYPNPMRVGETFFRVFNPPVAPEVISDHVLEEMRDLDNGEIERFVLDYIPYQYDWQTFNLPWYYPRVEEVLANRTGDCKSRMILLASIFEALGRDYELRYSINHFWVHYDGKDEGYIERDDVFLFSEEEGFQIPDFQWDVTYRSYNNFMELMPFSKKVFFFLGFFVAWWMEVSTNNFTWQNLKTSRLNFEISVK
- a CDS encoding HAD family hydrolase, with protein sequence MKEVSDIMKEEDKTYDIILFDLDGTLTDPKEGIINSIKYALSKYGIEENDDKYLEKFIGPSLYESFEVYYSFDEKEVYNVVNYYREYFSERGMYENKLYPGIKELLNSLKEKDKTLIVATSKPTVFAKEIIKFFGIDEYFVGVFGSNLDGTRIAKSEVINAALSSIEYNTSSANAGKNIDPKKIMIGDREYDIIGAKENGIDSVGVLYGYGSKDELEAVGPEYITDQVSVLKDVLLE
- a CDS encoding VanZ family protein produces the protein MYIGFGIDAVSFLVIACAAALIYSGILALKYFIRGRFSFSLTNFILEILIITSLIAVILLTLSPIRGLMLEPVYMSVNLVPFENILEMFRFSTRETILRMVGGNIVLFMPLTFFMTLRFLGKLSVIWVVFIGIGLSTTIELIQLFHPLRQTNIDDVMLNSLGVFFGVISGLIISKIFGIRSE